The following proteins are encoded in a genomic region of Nomascus leucogenys isolate Asia chromosome 17, Asia_NLE_v1, whole genome shotgun sequence:
- the MEX3D gene encoding RNA-binding protein MEX3D isoform X1 produces the protein MPSSLGQPDGGGGGGGGGGGAGAAGEDPGPGPAPPPEGAQEAAPASRPPPEPDDAAAALRLALDQLSALGLGGAGDTDEEGAAGDGAAAAGGADGGAAPEPVPPDGPEAGAPPTLAPAVAAAPGSLPLLDPNASPPPPPPPPPRPSPPDVFAGFAPHPAALGPQTLLADQMSVIGSRKKSVNMTECVPVPSSEHVAEIVGRQGCKIKALRAKTNTYIKTPVRGEEPVFIVTGRKEDVEMAKREILSAAEHFSIIRATRSKAGGLPGTAQGPPNLPGQTTIQVRVPYRVVGLVVGPKGATIKRIQQRTHTYIVTPGRDKEPVFAVTGMPENVDRAREEIEAHITLRTGAFTDAGPDSDFHANGTDVCLDLLGAAASLWTKTPNPGRRPPTATAGLRGDTALGAPSAPEAFYAGSRGGPSVPDPGPASPYSGSGNGGFAFGGEGPGAPVGTAAPDDCDFGFDFLALDLTVPAAATIWAPFERAAPLPAFSGCSTVNGAPGPAAAGARRSSGAGTPRHSPTLPEPGGLRLELPLSRRGAPDPVGALSWRPPQGPVSFPGGAAFSTATSLPSSPAAAACAPLDSGASENSRKPPSASSAPALARECVVCAEGEVMAALVPCGHNLFCMDCAVRICGKSEPECPACRTPATQAIHIFS, from the exons ATGCCCAGCTCGCTCGGCCAGCCCGacggcggcgggggcgggggcggcggcggcggcggcgcgggggCGGCGGGGGAAGACCCCGGACCCGGACCTGCGCCCCCGCCCGAGGGCGCCCAGGAGGCCGCGCCCGCGTCCCGGCCGCCGCCCGAACCCGACGACGCGGCTGCCGCGCTCCGCCTGGCGCTGGACCAGCTGTCGGCGCTCGGGCTGGGGGGCGCTGGCGACACGGACGAGGAGGGGGCGGCCGGGGACGGCGCAgcggcggcgggcggcgcggACGGCGGGGCGGCTCCGGAGCCTGTGCCCCCCGACGGACCGGAGGCCGGCGCGCCCCCGACCCTGGCCCCCGCCGTGGCCGCGGCCCCCGGGTCGCTGCCGCTGCTGGACCCCAACGCGagtccgccgccgccgccgccgccgccgccccggcCTTCGCCCCCCGACGTGTTCGCGGGCTTCGCGCCCCACCCCGCGGCCCTGGGCCCCCAGACGCTGCTGGCCGACCAGATGAGCGTGATCGGCAGCCGCAAGAAAAGCGTCAACATGACCGAGTGCGTCCCGGTGCCCAGCTCCGAGCACGTCGCCGAGATCGTGGGTCGCCAGG GCTGCAAGATCAAGGCCCTGCGGGCCAAGACAAACACCTACATCAAGACCCCGGTGCGGGGCGAGGAGCCGGTCTTCATCGTGACGGGCCGGAAGGAGGACGTGGAGATGGCCAAGCGTGAGATCCTGTCGGCAGCCGAACACTTCTCCATCATCCGCGCCACGCGCAGCAAGGCCGGCGGTCTGCCCGGCACCGCCCAGGGCCCGCCCAACCTCCCCGGACAGACCACCATCCAGGTGCGCGTGCCCTACCGGGTGGTGGGGCTGGTGGTGGGGCCCAAGGGCGCCACCATCAAGCGCATCCAGCAGCGGACGCACACCTACATCGTGACGCCCGGGCGCGACAAGGAGCCGGTGTTCGCGGTCACTGGGATGCCCGAGAACGTGGACCGCGCGCGCGAGGAGATCGAGGCGCACATCACGCTGCGCACTGGCGCCTTCACCGACGCAGGCCCCGACAGCGACTTCCACGCCAACGGCACCGACGTCTGCCTAGACCTGCTCGGGGCGGCCGCCAGCCTCTGGACCAAGACCCCCAACCCGGGACGACGGCCCCCCACGGCCACGGCCGGCCTCCGCGGGGACACAGCCCTGGGCGCACCCAGCGCCCCCGAGGCCTTCTACGCGGGCAGCCGCGGCGGCCCCTCCGTGCCGGACCCAGGCCCCGCCAGCCCCTACAGCGGCTCCGGCAACGGGGGCTTCGCCTTCGGCGGGGAGGGTCCCGGTGCCCCGGTGGGGACGGCCGCCCCTGACGACTGCGACTTCGGCTTCGACTTCCTGGCGCTGGACCTGACTGTGCCCGCCGCGGCCACCATCTGGGCGCCTTTCGAGCGCGCCGCCCCCTTGCCCGCCTTCAGCGGCTGCTCCACGGTCAACGGAGCCCCGGGACCAGCCGCCGCCGGCGCCCGGCGCAGCAGCGGGGCCGGGACCCCCCGCCACTCGCCCACGCTGCCGGAGCCCGGCGGCCTCCGCCTGGAGCTCCCGCTGTCCCGCCGCGGCGCCCCGGACCCGGTGGGCGCGCTTTCCTGGCGACCCCCGCAGGGCCCCGTATCCTTCCCAGGCGGCGCCGCCTTCTCCACGGCCACCTCGCTGCCCAGCAGCCCCGCGGCCGCCGCCTGCGCCCCCCTGGACTCTGGCGCCTCCGAGAACAGCCGCAAGCCCCCTTCGGCGTCCTCGGCCCCGGCCCTGGCGCGGGAGTGCGTGGTGTGCGCCGAGGGCGAGGTGATGGCTGCGCTGGTCCCCTGCGGCCACAACCTCTTTTGCATGGACTGCGCCGTCCGCATCTGCGGCAAGAGCGAGCCCGAGTGTCCCGCCTGCCGCACGCCGGCCACCCAGGCCATTCATATCTTTTCCTAG
- the MEX3D gene encoding RNA-binding protein MEX3D isoform X2: protein MPSSLGQPDGGGGGGGGGGGAGAAGEDPGPGPAPPPEGAQEAAPASRPPPEPDDAAAALRLALDQLSALGLGGAGDTDEEGAAGDGAAAAGGADGGAAPEPVPPDGPEAGAPPTLAPAVAAAPGSLPLLDPNASPPPPPPPPPRPSPPDVFAGFAPHPAALGPQTLLADQMSVIGSRKKSVNMTECVPVPSSEHVAEIVGRQGCKIKALRAKTNTYIKTPVRGEEPVFIVTGRKEDVEMAKREILSAAEHFSIIRATRSKAGGLPGTAQGPPNLPGQTTIQVRVPYRVVGLVVGPKGATIKRIQQRTHTYIVTPGRDKEPVFAVTGMPENVDRAREEIEAHITLRTGAFTDAGPDSDFHANGTDVCLDLLGAAASLWTKTPNPGRRPPTATAGLRGDTALGAPSAPEAFYAGSRGGPSVPDPGPASPYSGSGNGGFAFGGEGPGAPVGTAAPDDCDFGFDFLALDLTVPAAATIWAPFERAAPLPAFSGCSTVNGAPGPAAAGARRSSGAGTPRHSPTLPEPGGLRLELPLSRRGAPDPVGALSWRPPQGPVSFPGGAAFSTATSLPSSPAAAACAPLDSGASENSRKPPSASSAPALARECVVCAEGEVMAALVPCGHNLFCMDCAVRICGKSEPECPACRTPATQAIRVETETPQPGGASALQGQY, encoded by the exons ATGCCCAGCTCGCTCGGCCAGCCCGacggcggcgggggcgggggcggcggcggcggcggcgcgggggCGGCGGGGGAAGACCCCGGACCCGGACCTGCGCCCCCGCCCGAGGGCGCCCAGGAGGCCGCGCCCGCGTCCCGGCCGCCGCCCGAACCCGACGACGCGGCTGCCGCGCTCCGCCTGGCGCTGGACCAGCTGTCGGCGCTCGGGCTGGGGGGCGCTGGCGACACGGACGAGGAGGGGGCGGCCGGGGACGGCGCAgcggcggcgggcggcgcggACGGCGGGGCGGCTCCGGAGCCTGTGCCCCCCGACGGACCGGAGGCCGGCGCGCCCCCGACCCTGGCCCCCGCCGTGGCCGCGGCCCCCGGGTCGCTGCCGCTGCTGGACCCCAACGCGagtccgccgccgccgccgccgccgccgccccggcCTTCGCCCCCCGACGTGTTCGCGGGCTTCGCGCCCCACCCCGCGGCCCTGGGCCCCCAGACGCTGCTGGCCGACCAGATGAGCGTGATCGGCAGCCGCAAGAAAAGCGTCAACATGACCGAGTGCGTCCCGGTGCCCAGCTCCGAGCACGTCGCCGAGATCGTGGGTCGCCAGG GCTGCAAGATCAAGGCCCTGCGGGCCAAGACAAACACCTACATCAAGACCCCGGTGCGGGGCGAGGAGCCGGTCTTCATCGTGACGGGCCGGAAGGAGGACGTGGAGATGGCCAAGCGTGAGATCCTGTCGGCAGCCGAACACTTCTCCATCATCCGCGCCACGCGCAGCAAGGCCGGCGGTCTGCCCGGCACCGCCCAGGGCCCGCCCAACCTCCCCGGACAGACCACCATCCAGGTGCGCGTGCCCTACCGGGTGGTGGGGCTGGTGGTGGGGCCCAAGGGCGCCACCATCAAGCGCATCCAGCAGCGGACGCACACCTACATCGTGACGCCCGGGCGCGACAAGGAGCCGGTGTTCGCGGTCACTGGGATGCCCGAGAACGTGGACCGCGCGCGCGAGGAGATCGAGGCGCACATCACGCTGCGCACTGGCGCCTTCACCGACGCAGGCCCCGACAGCGACTTCCACGCCAACGGCACCGACGTCTGCCTAGACCTGCTCGGGGCGGCCGCCAGCCTCTGGACCAAGACCCCCAACCCGGGACGACGGCCCCCCACGGCCACGGCCGGCCTCCGCGGGGACACAGCCCTGGGCGCACCCAGCGCCCCCGAGGCCTTCTACGCGGGCAGCCGCGGCGGCCCCTCCGTGCCGGACCCAGGCCCCGCCAGCCCCTACAGCGGCTCCGGCAACGGGGGCTTCGCCTTCGGCGGGGAGGGTCCCGGTGCCCCGGTGGGGACGGCCGCCCCTGACGACTGCGACTTCGGCTTCGACTTCCTGGCGCTGGACCTGACTGTGCCCGCCGCGGCCACCATCTGGGCGCCTTTCGAGCGCGCCGCCCCCTTGCCCGCCTTCAGCGGCTGCTCCACGGTCAACGGAGCCCCGGGACCAGCCGCCGCCGGCGCCCGGCGCAGCAGCGGGGCCGGGACCCCCCGCCACTCGCCCACGCTGCCGGAGCCCGGCGGCCTCCGCCTGGAGCTCCCGCTGTCCCGCCGCGGCGCCCCGGACCCGGTGGGCGCGCTTTCCTGGCGACCCCCGCAGGGCCCCGTATCCTTCCCAGGCGGCGCCGCCTTCTCCACGGCCACCTCGCTGCCCAGCAGCCCCGCGGCCGCCGCCTGCGCCCCCCTGGACTCTGGCGCCTCCGAGAACAGCCGCAAGCCCCCTTCGGCGTCCTCGGCCCCGGCCCTGGCGCGGGAGTGCGTGGTGTGCGCCGAGGGCGAGGTGATGGCTGCGCTGGTCCCCTGCGGCCACAACCTCTTTTGCATGGACTGCGCCGTCCGCATCTGCGGCAAGAGCGAGCCCGAGTGTCCCGCCTGCCGCACGCCGGCCACCCAGGCCATTC GCGTGGAGACGGAGACCCCGCAGCCCGGCGGCGCCTCAGCCCTGCAAGGACAGTATTGA